The following are encoded in a window of Staphylospora marina genomic DNA:
- a CDS encoding DUF58 domain-containing protein has translation MKFWRPFRFPGKMAILPAPRLLLLLVIGFAATFAGAFLGLGSLFFVIGTGVALGLSLIDVRSLRSMPTITAKRETDALHELGKEHPVRIHVTASEPLSLMMWVQDDFPQGFRIDRRTMPVKWESETGKTVSYTVSPHRRGKHRFGDIHLRLTSPLGFLILQLTVPAEEHVQVFPVLDPVRKARRRYYREQMEQEGIPHPRTFGMGPEFSHLREYQPDDEPRRINWMASARHGKLMTNVMQPATGHEVAILLDAGRLMGVEYNGRSRLDTALEAALGYAAVALRRGERVSLTAFSDRIHVRIPPAKGLAHLKRIIEETHDLAPRYAETDFQAGWDAVQSFHRPGTLVTVFTDASAAGSLTLPPLMTTIRKKHAILFVTMQEPELFREPDRLPENEKEVFRHFVIRQLLEQRARRLGQFRRFHATVLDVEPDALADRVIDAYLMLRMRTGARI, from the coding sequence ATGAAATTCTGGAGACCGTTTCGGTTCCCCGGTAAGATGGCCATCCTCCCGGCTCCCCGCCTGCTTCTCCTGCTGGTCATCGGCTTTGCGGCCACCTTCGCGGGAGCTTTTTTGGGGTTGGGTTCGCTGTTTTTTGTGATCGGTACGGGCGTTGCGTTGGGCCTTTCCCTGATCGATGTCCGGTCACTTCGATCGATGCCGACCATCACCGCCAAGCGTGAAACGGATGCGCTTCATGAACTGGGGAAGGAACATCCGGTTCGCATTCATGTCACGGCTTCCGAGCCTCTTTCGCTCATGATGTGGGTCCAGGATGATTTCCCGCAAGGCTTCCGGATCGATCGGAGAACCATGCCGGTGAAGTGGGAATCCGAAACCGGGAAAACGGTCAGCTACACGGTCTCTCCACACCGGAGAGGAAAACACCGGTTCGGGGACATCCACTTGCGGTTGACCAGTCCTCTCGGGTTTCTCATCCTTCAACTCACGGTGCCTGCGGAAGAACACGTCCAGGTTTTTCCCGTGCTCGATCCGGTCCGCAAGGCGCGACGAAGATATTACCGCGAGCAAATGGAGCAGGAAGGGATTCCCCATCCCCGGACATTCGGAATGGGTCCGGAATTTTCCCATCTGAGGGAGTATCAACCCGATGATGAGCCTCGCCGGATCAACTGGATGGCTTCCGCCCGTCACGGAAAACTGATGACCAACGTCATGCAACCGGCGACCGGTCATGAAGTGGCCATCCTGCTGGATGCAGGTCGGCTGATGGGGGTGGAATACAACGGCCGTTCCCGGCTGGATACCGCGCTGGAAGCTGCGCTGGGTTACGCCGCAGTGGCCTTACGGAGAGGAGAAAGGGTCAGTCTGACTGCCTTTTCCGACCGCATCCACGTCCGGATTCCGCCGGCCAAAGGCCTGGCACATCTGAAGCGGATCATCGAGGAAACCCACGACCTGGCCCCGCGCTATGCGGAAACCGATTTTCAGGCCGGCTGGGACGCCGTGCAGAGTTTTCACAGGCCAGGGACATTGGTCACGGTGTTCACCGATGCCTCGGCCGCCGGGTCTCTCACGTTGCCGCCTTTGATGACCACCATCCGGAAAAAGCATGCGATCTTGTTTGTCACCATGCAGGAACCGGAGCTTTTTCGGGAACCCGACCGGCTTCCGGAAAACGAAAAAGAGGTCTTCCGCCACTTCGTCATCCGGCAGTTGCTGGAACAAAGAGCCCGGCGTCTCGGACAGTTCCGTCGCTTCCATGCCACCGTGCTCGACGTGGAGCCGGATGCTCTGGCCGATCGGGTCATTGACGCGTACCTGATGCTTCGGATGCGAACGGGAGCAAGAATTTGA
- a CDS encoding MoxR family ATPase: protein METPIEQLSRIQTVTNRMIESFGQSVIGQAENFRLLWASLLVGGHVLLEGVPGVGKTLMVRSLAQLVRCDHRRIQFTPDLMPADVTGTKVYDLQSGRFSTRKGPVFTDILIADEINRTPPKTQSALLEAMEERQVTIDGETFPLSPVFFVVATQNPLEHEGTYLLPEAQVDRFAVKLLVGYPEEAEERELLLTSGITSRREQGLEPVTDAEEILEMRRALEKVRVEPDVAGYALEIVRATRRHPKIILGVSPRSGIGFLSLAKAEAAMNGRDYVTPDDLKKVAKPSLRHRIHLHPDGELEGWSADDVLDEILETVSVPR from the coding sequence GTGGAAACCCCGATCGAACAACTTTCCCGCATCCAAACGGTGACGAACCGGATGATCGAGTCCTTCGGCCAATCCGTCATCGGTCAAGCAGAAAATTTCCGCCTCCTGTGGGCAAGTTTGCTGGTGGGCGGACATGTGTTGCTGGAGGGGGTGCCCGGCGTCGGGAAAACGTTGATGGTGCGATCCCTGGCGCAACTGGTTCGATGCGATCACCGGCGGATCCAGTTCACGCCGGACCTGATGCCTGCCGACGTGACCGGAACCAAGGTGTACGATTTGCAATCGGGCCGTTTTTCCACACGGAAAGGGCCCGTGTTCACCGACATCCTGATCGCGGATGAGATCAATCGTACGCCGCCCAAAACCCAATCCGCGCTCCTGGAAGCAATGGAGGAGCGACAGGTGACGATCGACGGGGAAACGTTTCCTCTTTCGCCCGTCTTCTTCGTGGTCGCCACCCAAAACCCGCTGGAGCATGAAGGGACCTATCTGCTTCCGGAGGCGCAGGTGGACCGGTTTGCGGTCAAGTTGCTCGTCGGTTACCCGGAAGAGGCGGAAGAACGGGAGCTTCTGCTCACATCCGGGATCACGTCCCGGCGGGAACAAGGGCTCGAACCGGTGACCGATGCGGAAGAAATCCTTGAGATGCGCCGCGCGCTGGAGAAAGTACGGGTGGAGCCCGACGTGGCCGGATATGCTCTGGAGATCGTGCGTGCCACCCGGAGACATCCCAAAATCATCCTCGGCGTGAGTCCGCGATCGGGAATCGGATTCCTGTCGCTGGCCAAGGCGGAAGCAGCCATGAACGGGCGGGATTACGTGACCCCGGATGATTTGAAAAAGGTGGCCAAACCGTCACTTCGCCATCGGATTCACCTGCATCCCGACGGCGAACTGGAGGGGTGGAGTGCGGACGATGTTCTCGATGAAATTCTGGAGACCGTTTCGGTTCCCCGGTAA
- a CDS encoding DUF4350 domain-containing protein: MKVKFKFKPLLIIIGVILLAALLITLWPKSNRLPWSSLNAGAEGTKALKLLLEKRGVNTALWEDDYTNLPGETGSTLMIIHPWTEPPAKEVKEKILEWVRKGNQLILWTPPDSAWASEFGLEGDTCQSDLVFMPVTKQADNPWFREIRQLRWPDRQCITNTDHEVLLGNHSEEILVSMKREGNGQLVFVPEPYIVSNQGLDQADNLAVPLGLVESFGNTVYFDETVHAAFAKPPQSRPAAPSFEPDPSGDEASGVKYPPIVWLIVFQLLLLTGLWLYARGKRFGAPRWEQARKKREGQSQVDAMAFWLMRVGGSAELLRRQQKRLEKEVRAALRIPDSLPEQRLVEEMRARLGEHFCASWNEICGTISGLKGKSVSEGLLVRLYNEMNVLRKELATWKPRSNNFPASKR, translated from the coding sequence ATGAAGGTCAAGTTCAAATTCAAGCCGCTTCTCATCATCATCGGTGTGATTCTGCTCGCCGCCCTGCTGATCACGCTGTGGCCGAAGAGCAACCGATTGCCCTGGTCCTCCTTGAATGCCGGGGCGGAAGGAACCAAAGCGTTGAAACTTTTGCTGGAAAAAAGAGGAGTGAACACCGCTTTGTGGGAAGACGATTACACCAATCTTCCCGGGGAGACGGGTTCCACCCTGATGATCATCCATCCTTGGACAGAGCCTCCCGCCAAGGAAGTGAAGGAAAAGATCCTGGAATGGGTGAGGAAAGGAAACCAATTGATTCTGTGGACGCCTCCCGACTCCGCTTGGGCGAGTGAATTCGGTCTGGAAGGAGACACATGCCAATCGGACTTGGTTTTCATGCCCGTCACGAAACAGGCGGACAACCCTTGGTTCCGGGAAATCCGGCAACTGAGATGGCCGGATCGACAGTGCATCACCAATACGGATCATGAAGTCCTGCTGGGGAATCACTCCGAAGAGATCTTGGTGTCGATGAAGCGGGAAGGAAACGGTCAACTGGTGTTTGTTCCCGAGCCGTATATCGTTTCGAATCAAGGGCTGGATCAGGCGGACAATCTTGCCGTTCCCCTCGGATTGGTGGAATCATTCGGGAATACGGTATATTTTGACGAAACGGTTCACGCCGCTTTCGCGAAGCCCCCTCAATCCCGCCCCGCCGCTCCCTCCTTTGAGCCGGATCCGTCCGGCGATGAGGCGTCGGGAGTGAAATATCCGCCCATCGTTTGGCTGATCGTTTTCCAACTGCTTCTTCTCACGGGATTGTGGCTTTACGCCCGCGGAAAACGGTTTGGAGCCCCGCGATGGGAACAGGCCCGCAAAAAGCGGGAAGGACAGTCCCAAGTGGATGCCATGGCCTTCTGGTTGATGCGGGTCGGCGGTTCCGCGGAATTGCTTCGCAGACAACAGAAGCGTTTGGAAAAAGAGGTCCGGGCAGCTCTCCGGATCCCCGACTCTTTGCCGGAACAACGGCTGGTCGAGGAGATGAGGGCCCGTTTGGGTGAACATTTTTGCGCCTCATGGAATGAGATCTGCGGAACCATTTCGGGACTGAAGGGAAAATCCGTTTCCGAAGGACTTTTGGTACGCTTGTACAACGAAATGAACGTTCTGAGAAAGGAGCTTGCCACGTGGAAACCCCGATCGAACAACTTTCCCGCATCCAAACGGTGA
- a CDS encoding DUF4129 domain-containing protein, translated as MINIKADMQKAREQLEEILSGSEFKRSEFGQNFEGLDDFPVSGEAPVGDSSFSEWFSAPLIPHLSGVEWMIWGTLGVSLAVILVWWLWNYRKNRPVSRKKPNESRTADWQEAAEHMVSKGAFRLALRALFVGLLEFAFREGKLKRHPAKTNGEYREEAKRNWPESAEDFRELSRTFDEVWYGNRAIGREELERYRLLTRKLTGRGESG; from the coding sequence GTGATCAACATCAAGGCAGACATGCAAAAAGCCCGTGAACAGCTGGAAGAAATTTTGTCCGGTTCCGAGTTCAAGCGCAGCGAATTCGGGCAAAATTTCGAGGGTCTCGATGACTTCCCCGTGTCGGGCGAAGCTCCGGTCGGTGATTCTTCTTTTTCGGAATGGTTTTCTGCTCCCTTGATCCCGCACTTGAGCGGAGTGGAGTGGATGATCTGGGGGACGCTGGGCGTCAGCCTGGCGGTGATCCTGGTCTGGTGGCTCTGGAATTACCGCAAGAACCGGCCGGTTTCCCGGAAGAAGCCGAACGAATCACGGACGGCGGATTGGCAGGAAGCCGCCGAACACATGGTTTCCAAAGGTGCATTCCGTTTGGCGCTTCGGGCCCTGTTCGTCGGGCTTCTTGAGTTTGCATTCCGGGAAGGAAAATTGAAACGTCATCCGGCCAAAACCAACGGGGAATACAGGGAAGAGGCGAAACGGAATTGGCCGGAAAGCGCGGAAGATTTCCGTGAGTTGAGCCGAACGTTCGATGAAGTATGGTACGGAAATCGGGCGATCGGAAGGGAAGAACTGGAGAGATATCGCCTCCTCACCCGGAAGCTGACAGGGAGAGGGGAGTCCGGATGA
- a CDS encoding M42 family metallopeptidase, with protein MIDWKMYEELTQASGAPGFEREVRQLVRARLRRYTEEIIQDRLGSIFGIKRGAENGPKVMVAGHMDEVAFMITRVTPEGFLRFQTMGGWWSQVLPAQRVDVIAKDGRKIHGVIGSVPLHLLSEEKRRKPLTLSEMFIDIGAENEDQVREWGIDTGCVAVPHCPFVELEGGKRIMSKAWDNRFGCGMAIELLKALRDEDHPNTVYAGATVQEEVGLRGAKTAAALIRPDLFFAVDAGPAGDTPGVKNGFGKLGKGVVIRLIDRSMITLPGMRDFLLDVAESENIPYQFFVSQGGTDAGRVHRTDKGVPSAALGICSRYIHSHASIVDKEDIEAMKRFLIAVIKRLDHSTMQLIMNQ; from the coding sequence ATGATCGATTGGAAAATGTACGAAGAGCTGACGCAGGCATCGGGCGCACCGGGGTTTGAACGGGAAGTCCGGCAACTGGTGCGGGCCAGACTCCGGAGGTACACCGAAGAAATCATCCAAGACCGGCTGGGGAGCATCTTCGGGATCAAACGCGGCGCGGAAAACGGGCCGAAAGTGATGGTGGCCGGACACATGGATGAAGTGGCGTTCATGATCACCCGGGTCACGCCGGAAGGATTCCTCCGGTTTCAAACGATGGGCGGCTGGTGGTCCCAAGTGCTTCCTGCGCAGCGCGTCGACGTGATCGCCAAAGACGGCAGGAAGATTCACGGGGTGATCGGTTCCGTTCCGCTTCATTTGTTGTCCGAAGAGAAGCGTCGCAAACCCTTGACTCTGTCCGAGATGTTCATCGACATCGGGGCCGAAAACGAGGATCAGGTGAGAGAATGGGGCATCGACACCGGGTGTGTGGCCGTTCCCCATTGCCCGTTCGTCGAACTGGAAGGCGGAAAGCGAATCATGAGCAAGGCATGGGACAACCGGTTTGGCTGCGGCATGGCGATCGAGCTTTTGAAAGCGCTTCGCGATGAAGATCACCCGAACACCGTTTACGCCGGTGCCACCGTGCAGGAAGAAGTGGGTCTTCGCGGAGCCAAAACGGCGGCCGCCCTCATCCGACCCGATCTGTTCTTCGCCGTGGATGCCGGTCCGGCCGGCGACACGCCCGGAGTGAAAAACGGATTCGGCAAATTGGGCAAGGGAGTGGTCATCCGGCTCATTGACCGCAGCATGATCACGCTTCCGGGGATGAGAGACTTCCTTTTGGATGTCGCCGAATCGGAAAACATTCCGTACCAGTTCTTCGTTTCTCAGGGAGGAACGGATGCGGGACGCGTGCACCGGACGGACAAGGGAGTGCCGTCCGCGGCCTTGGGGATTTGTTCGCGTTACATCCATTCCCACGCCTCCATCGTGGACAAGGAAGACATCGAAGCGATGAAGCGTTTCCTGATTGCCGTCATCAAACGACTGGATCACTCCACCATGCAACTGATCATGAATCAATGA
- a CDS encoding YneB family resolvase-like protein — protein MYARVSTRKEEQETSLDRQCEELAAWGRERGFEIIRIIAERHSGFDLDRPGLYELLDLARNQEATVVLVQDDTRLGRGEAKLAILHQLYRHGCRIFSMAQNGELELDAGDSMVLSIVARVEEFTRKMINQKISWGMRRAIREKGFDPSRNLSNRGKGGRDRKEVPIEQIVALKEKNLTFDEITATLRGFGYRISRATVHRRYREWKESQEQHVTRDGGTEQ, from the coding sequence GTGTATGCCAGGGTCAGCACGCGCAAGGAAGAACAGGAAACAAGTCTGGACAGGCAGTGTGAAGAACTGGCAGCATGGGGAAGGGAGCGGGGATTTGAGATCATCCGGATCATCGCCGAAAGACACAGCGGCTTTGACCTGGACCGGCCGGGATTGTACGAGTTGCTCGACTTGGCCCGGAACCAAGAGGCGACCGTCGTTCTGGTGCAGGATGACACCCGGCTGGGGCGCGGGGAAGCGAAACTGGCCATCCTGCATCAGCTGTACAGGCATGGTTGCCGGATTTTTTCCATGGCGCAAAACGGAGAACTGGAACTGGATGCCGGGGACTCCATGGTCCTTTCGATTGTGGCGCGCGTGGAAGAATTCACACGAAAGATGATCAATCAGAAAATCAGTTGGGGGATGCGCCGGGCCATCCGGGAAAAAGGATTTGATCCGTCACGCAACTTGTCCAATCGCGGAAAAGGCGGGCGGGACCGGAAAGAAGTGCCGATCGAACAGATTGTCGCTCTCAAGGAAAAGAATTTGACTTTCGACGAGATCACCGCCACCCTTCGCGGATTCGGTTACCGGATTTCCAGGGCGACCGTGCACCGGAGATACCGGGAATGGAAAGAGTCTCAAGAACAACACGTCACCAGGGACGGAGGTACGGAACAATGA
- a CDS encoding DUF896 domain-containing protein: MIDQELIRRINELAKKKKTVGLTEEERAEQARLYKVYLAAIRGQVKQQLDRIQYVDNRKPLN; this comes from the coding sequence TTGATCGATCAGGAACTCATCCGACGTATCAACGAATTGGCCAAAAAGAAAAAGACCGTGGGCCTCACGGAAGAAGAGCGGGCGGAACAGGCCCGGCTGTACAAGGTTTATCTTGCGGCCATCCGCGGTCAGGTCAAACAACAGCTCGACCGGATCCAGTATGTGGACAACCGAAAACCCTTGAACTGA
- a CDS encoding DMT family transporter has protein sequence MKSWKGPVFLSAAAAIWGGMYVVSKAVMDHVPPFVLVEMRYLIALLVLGLWAWVKQEYRIDKKDAQSLALVGLVGYTGSIGLQFVGTHLSGAAMGSLITSASPALISLFAWKLLREEMNRTKWMAVVVATLGVLVVVGVPSEGSGSSVAGNAALFGAALTWALYTVLSRKLTLRYSSLTVTFWATLFGIVFTVPLCLWEMSVKPVTIPQDPWVWAGIFYIGVISTAAAFYLWNLGFEYIDASTGSLYFFVQPVVGGLLGAWLLEETLGIPFFAGALLIAVGIGLSTRPSKVPRTKS, from the coding sequence ATGAAATCGTGGAAGGGTCCCGTCTTTCTTTCGGCGGCGGCGGCCATTTGGGGCGGCATGTACGTGGTCAGCAAAGCCGTGATGGATCATGTGCCGCCGTTTGTCCTGGTGGAGATGCGATACCTCATCGCTTTGCTCGTGCTGGGATTGTGGGCTTGGGTCAAACAGGAGTATCGCATCGACAAAAAGGATGCTCAATCACTGGCGTTGGTCGGCTTGGTGGGATATACCGGATCCATCGGTTTGCAATTTGTCGGAACCCACTTGTCCGGCGCGGCCATGGGTTCACTCATCACTTCCGCATCCCCGGCGCTGATTTCCCTGTTCGCTTGGAAGCTTCTCCGGGAAGAGATGAACCGAACCAAATGGATGGCCGTGGTTGTGGCCACGCTGGGGGTATTGGTGGTGGTCGGAGTTCCTTCCGAAGGCTCTGGCTCTTCCGTTGCGGGGAATGCGGCCCTGTTCGGTGCCGCGCTCACCTGGGCGCTGTACACCGTACTCAGCCGAAAACTGACACTTCGGTATTCTTCGTTGACAGTCACATTCTGGGCCACGCTGTTCGGCATCGTCTTTACCGTTCCGCTGTGTCTGTGGGAGATGTCCGTCAAACCGGTGACGATTCCCCAGGATCCCTGGGTATGGGCGGGCATTTTCTATATCGGCGTCATATCCACGGCAGCCGCTTTTTACTTGTGGAATTTGGGCTTCGAGTACATCGATGCCTCCACCGGTTCCCTGTATTTCTTCGTTCAACCCGTGGTGGGCGGATTGCTCGGGGCTTGGCTGCTGGAAGAAACCTTGGGCATTCCGTTCTTTGCCGGCGCTCTGCTGATCGCTGTCGGCATCGGACTGTCCACCCGACCTTCGAAAGTCCCGCGAACGAAATCCTGA
- a CDS encoding helix-turn-helix domain-containing protein, translated as MTLRLKLKHCKFTVFTLGEGEADEFHGHEDVYQVSIQLEGISIMQHEKTQRHTGCPESRMLLSPGQRHRHLAGDGEARILLITIKQNFLKNVIADRLGVPETEVCFVPWGRDSSTKVLVQQVEQLFLRSLCHPLSRMESDEFEWKLVSFLLSIHKGTHSNDWVPTAPPPIEHPSLRKGIEYLHANLSSPITLDDLCKITGISKYHLIRSFQRHVGSTPGRYLRNLRLHTAAQLLRNRNHSITSIAFETGFHSLSAFERAFKSKFGVTPSEYRNMFSV; from the coding sequence ATGACATTGAGATTGAAATTGAAACACTGCAAGTTTACGGTTTTCACACTCGGAGAAGGAGAGGCTGATGAATTCCACGGTCATGAGGACGTGTACCAGGTCAGCATTCAGCTTGAGGGAATAAGCATCATGCAACATGAGAAAACCCAACGACATACAGGGTGTCCGGAAAGTCGAATGCTTTTGTCCCCGGGTCAACGCCACAGGCATCTGGCGGGCGACGGAGAAGCACGGATTTTATTGATCACCATCAAGCAGAACTTTCTGAAGAACGTCATCGCCGACCGCTTGGGCGTGCCCGAAACCGAAGTTTGCTTTGTTCCGTGGGGCCGTGACAGTTCCACGAAGGTTTTGGTTCAGCAGGTGGAACAATTGTTTCTCAGGAGTCTGTGCCATCCGCTCAGCAGGATGGAATCGGATGAATTTGAATGGAAACTTGTGTCGTTCTTGTTGTCCATCCACAAAGGTACTCACTCCAACGATTGGGTCCCGACAGCTCCTCCACCGATTGAACATCCTTCCTTGCGAAAGGGGATCGAATATCTTCATGCCAATCTTTCATCACCGATCACCTTGGACGATCTGTGCAAAATCACGGGGATCAGCAAATATCACCTGATTCGCTCATTTCAACGACATGTCGGCAGCACGCCGGGGCGTTACCTTCGGAATCTGAGATTGCATACGGCAGCACAGTTGTTGCGGAATCGCAATCATTCCATCACCTCCATCGCCTTTGAGACCGGTTTTCACAGCCTTTCTGCTTTCGAACGGGCATTCAAAAGTAAATTCGGCGTCACTCCAAGCGAATATCGCAACATGTTCTCCGTTTGA
- a CDS encoding transcriptional regulator, whose translation MMPFKEMARLNKLIHEPARLAVMSALEACTMAEFLFLQELTGLTKGNLSSHLSKLEKAGYIQIDKMFVRKKIPHTTVRITSEGKAAIREYWEQIDRIREVTRQWEKK comes from the coding sequence ATGATGCCGTTCAAGGAAATGGCACGGTTGAACAAACTGATTCACGAACCGGCCCGTCTGGCGGTGATGAGCGCCCTGGAAGCCTGCACGATGGCCGAGTTTCTCTTTTTGCAGGAGCTGACCGGACTGACGAAGGGCAATCTGTCCTCTCACCTTTCCAAATTGGAAAAAGCGGGATACATTCAAATCGACAAGATGTTTGTGCGAAAAAAAATACCTCATACCACGGTCCGCATCACGTCGGAAGGAAAAGCGGCGATCCGGGAGTATTGGGAGCAGATCGACCGGATCCGCGAAGTGACACGGCAATGGGAGAAAAAATGA
- a CDS encoding TetR/AcrR family transcriptional regulator yields the protein MKYKSGERTQARIIEAAFRVIAEKGYDAMTIDDVMSEIGKTKGSFYVHFQSKEDLLHQLMKAKLDREYGGIAEKTLKELEKPDCNIREVISRILEDCYKSSGGSDPGVWAQSFYQVFLMHRKNEYVREWMKKQYEMWDEFLEMVIRRGQELGQIRDDIDPKIIATLIVATFQGYEIRSTVDKDLNFFEQEQLYQLFYT from the coding sequence GTGAAATACAAATCCGGTGAACGGACCCAGGCCCGGATCATCGAGGCGGCCTTTCGGGTGATTGCGGAAAAGGGTTATGACGCCATGACGATTGATGACGTCATGTCGGAGATCGGGAAAACAAAAGGGTCGTTTTACGTTCACTTTCAGAGCAAAGAAGATTTGCTTCATCAGCTGATGAAAGCGAAACTGGATCGGGAGTATGGGGGAATTGCGGAGAAAACGTTGAAGGAGCTGGAAAAGCCGGATTGCAACATCCGGGAAGTCATCAGCCGGATTCTGGAAGATTGCTACAAAAGCTCCGGCGGGTCGGATCCCGGCGTTTGGGCGCAATCGTTTTATCAGGTGTTTCTGATGCACCGGAAAAACGAATACGTGAGAGAATGGATGAAGAAGCAGTACGAGATGTGGGATGAATTTTTGGAAATGGTGATCCGCCGTGGACAGGAACTCGGACAAATTCGCGACGACATTGACCCGAAAATCATCGCCACCTTGATCGTCGCAACATTTCAGGGTTACGAAATCCGTTCGACGGTGGACAAGGACCTGAATTTCTTTGAACAAGAACAGCTTTACCAACTTTTCTACACATGA
- a CDS encoding GNAT family N-acetyltransferase: MDICRLSEWNTEEMVRLWNRSFSDYYSNMTLDVAAFNARLSREGLSPDHSLIAGVKGEPVGFVLNGIREVRGRREAWNGGTAVLPEFRGQGVGRRLMEETILLYRGEGVQRATLEAISVNERAISLYRSHGYRVVDVIRVFQTDSFRMSGHPDGGERVLIRKGQPEAAGRLPFYRHDAPWQSHWMSAVEGEALIVEAENGESIGYALVRRNRNESGVCTRISVTDLGVRPDRPDRVDIARTLLKEAFSDHPEVPGVVLHVSDKASWLSGLLEESGFKVMAEQVYMEWHP, translated from the coding sequence ATGGACATATGTCGCCTCAGTGAATGGAACACGGAAGAGATGGTTCGTTTGTGGAACCGGTCGTTCAGCGATTACTACAGCAACATGACCCTGGATGTGGCCGCGTTCAACGCGCGGCTCAGCCGTGAAGGATTGTCTCCGGATCACTCGCTGATCGCCGGCGTAAAGGGGGAGCCGGTCGGTTTCGTGCTCAACGGCATCAGGGAGGTCCGGGGAAGAAGGGAAGCCTGGAACGGGGGCACGGCCGTGTTGCCGGAGTTTCGCGGGCAAGGTGTGGGGCGGAGATTGATGGAAGAAACGATCCTCCTCTATCGCGGCGAGGGAGTGCAACGGGCCACCTTGGAGGCCATTTCCGTCAATGAACGGGCCATCTCCCTGTATCGGAGTCACGGATACCGTGTGGTGGACGTCATCCGCGTGTTTCAAACCGATTCATTCCGCATGTCGGGACATCCGGACGGGGGGGAGAGGGTTTTGATCCGCAAGGGTCAGCCGGAAGCCGCCGGCCGCCTCCCGTTTTACCGGCACGATGCTCCCTGGCAATCCCATTGGATGTCCGCGGTGGAGGGAGAAGCCCTGATCGTTGAAGCGGAGAACGGAGAAAGCATCGGTTATGCACTCGTGAGACGGAACCGGAACGAAAGCGGAGTGTGCACACGGATTTCGGTGACGGATTTGGGGGTTCGCCCGGACCGGCCCGACAGGGTCGACATCGCGCGAACGTTGTTGAAAGAAGCGTTTTCGGATCATCCCGAGGTTCCCGGAGTTGTCTTGCATGTGTCGGACAAAGCAAGCTGGCTTTCCGGCCTGCTTGAAGAGAGCGGTTTCAAGGTCATGGCCGAACAGGTGTACATGGAGTGGCATCCGTGA
- a CDS encoding PHP domain-containing protein, with product MNILDDLTPGTFDLHIHTTASDGLYSPAAIVELAASIGLQTISITDHDTMDGVEEAKEAGKRLGIRVIPGVEITTRFKGKNVDVLGYHIRDQQKISRRLETFRKAREERAAKIIEKFCENGMPITLEDVRRFSKGGVIARPHIARAVVMKGYAFDTREVFEHYLADGKPCDVPKKELPLEAGVEMIREAGGVAVLAHPVLLKDFKLVEEILEQGMDGIEVWHRKHTRHDTKELLRLAERHRLVVTGGSDFHTEDHPLGRFM from the coding sequence ATGAACATTCTTGATGACCTGACGCCTGGCACGTTTGACCTCCACATTCATACCACCGCTTCCGACGGGTTGTATTCCCCCGCAGCCATCGTCGAACTGGCTGCTTCCATCGGACTCCAAACCATCTCCATCACGGACCACGACACGATGGATGGAGTGGAGGAAGCGAAAGAGGCGGGAAAACGGTTGGGCATCCGCGTCATTCCCGGCGTGGAAATCACCACCCGCTTCAAGGGAAAAAACGTCGATGTGCTCGGCTACCACATCCGCGATCAGCAAAAAATCAGCCGCCGACTTGAAACATTCCGGAAAGCCCGGGAAGAGCGTGCGGCCAAGATCATTGAGAAATTTTGTGAAAACGGCATGCCGATCACATTGGAGGATGTACGCCGTTTCAGCAAAGGCGGCGTCATCGCCCGTCCCCATATCGCCCGTGCCGTGGTGATGAAGGGATATGCGTTTGACACGCGGGAAGTGTTTGAACACTATCTGGCTGACGGCAAACCGTGTGATGTACCGAAAAAGGAACTTCCGCTCGAGGCGGGAGTGGAGATGATCCGGGAGGCCGGAGGTGTGGCCGTGCTGGCCCATCCCGTGCTGCTCAAGGATTTCAAATTGGTGGAAGAGATCCTGGAACAAGGGATGGACGGCATCGAGGTCTGGCACCGGAAACACACCCGACATGACACCAAGGAACTCCTCAGGTTGGCGGAAAGGCATCGATTGGTGGTAACCGGCGGCTCCGATTTCCATACGGAAGACCATCCGCTGGGGAGATTCATGTAA